ACCGTTTCCGAAATTATAGAGGAAGATCCTCACAATGCAGAGGCCTATCTGGTAAAGGGGTTGGCGATGGTAGCGATAGGGGCCGACCATGAGGCCTGTCAGGAGCTCGATCAGGCATTGGTATATGGTCTGTCAGAAGATAAACAGCAACGGGTTTTGTCGCTGATGCAAAGAATTTGTCATTAGTATTTTTGCGATTTTGTGGAATGTGAGGGCCTGGTACCTGGTACCAGGTCTTTTCATTTTGGTAAAATTATCCTGTAATATTGCAGCATAAAATTCTTGCCCGATGAAAATATCACATTCCCTGATTGTCATTTTGTTGTTTTTGGCTGTCGCCTGCCAACCCTCGTCAGATTCTGACCAGTCATTAAATGAAAAGGCGAAGGAACTGGCCCATCGTTTTATCATGGCCGATGGCCATGTGGATTTGCCCTACCGGCTGAAAGTGAAAAATTTCCGACTGGAAAAAGAATACCTCGACATGGCCATCAATGAAAAAGGAGACTTTGATTTTGCCCGCGCCAGGGAAGGCGGTTTAGATGCGCCCTTCATGTCGATTTATATTCCCTCTGAAAACCAACTTACCGCAGGAAAATCGAAATCCCTTGCCGACAGTCTTATCGATATGGTTATCGGTATTTCCCAACAATACCCCGACAAGTTTGCCCTGGCTAATACGGCTGAAGAGGTGGAGGCCAACTTTAAAAAAGGGTTGATTTCGCTTCCTATGGGGATGGAAAATGGCGCCCCCGTGGAAAATGATACCGCCAATGTTGCATATTTTTACCAAAGAGGGATTCGCTACATTACCCTTACACATGGCAAAGACAATCAAATCTGCGATTCGTCTTATGATACCACACGTACATGGAACGGACTCAGCCCCTTTGGTGAAGCGGTAGTCAGAAATATGAATCGAGCCGGAATTATGGTGGATATATCGCATGTTTCAGACAGTACTTTTTATGATGTGATGGCCATTACAAAAGTTCCGGTCATCGCGTCTCATTCTTCGTGCCGGCATTTTACCCCAGGTTTTCAGCGAAATATGAACGACGATATGATACGCCTGCTGGCACAAAACGGTGGGGTAATCATGATCAATTTTGGCTCCACTTTTTTGGATGAAAAAATAAGACTACAATGGGATGAAGTCGCGGACCACTTGCGCGCCTGGGCCATTGAAAACAACCTGACCAGTCAGGATTCTGCCTATAAAGCCTATTCAAAGTCGTATCGCGAGAAAATCGGAAAACAATATTCCAGCGTATCAGTTGTAGCAGATCATATAGAGCATGTAGCTAAACTGGTGGGGGTAGATCACGTGGGATTTGGTTCTGACTTTGATGGAGTAGGGGATAGCCTGCCGGTAGGATTGAAAGATGTTTCCGATTATCCCAATCTGATTGAGGAATTGTTGAAAAGAGGATTTTCAGATGAGGATATTGAGAAAATATGTTTTGGGAATCTGGCTCGTGTTTGGCGCGAAGTAGAAAGATTCGCAAAACATTAGTTTTTTAATTTATAATGAGTAAGTATTTTTGTATAAATAATCAAATCATATCTTATAATGGCTCAAGTTAAAACAACCTACCTTCCTTATAAAGTAAAAGACATTACCCTTGCTGACTGGGGAAGAAAAGAAATTATGCTGGCTGAAGCTGAAATGCCAGGCCTTATGGCATTGCGTGCTGAATACGGTGCGAAAAAGCCATTGAAAGGTGCCCGCATTGCCGGATGCCTTCACATGACCATTCAGACTGCTGTACTTATTGAAACGCTGATCGAACTGGGTGCGGAAGTTACCTGGTCCTCCTGTAATATTTTTTCAACACAAGATCATGCTGCTGCGGCAATCGCTGCTGCTGGTATTCAGGTGTATGCATGGAAAGGCATGAATGAGGAAGAATTTGACTGGTGTATTGAGCAAACCCTGTTTTTTGGCGAAGACCAGAAGCCGTTGAATATGATTCTCGACGATGGTGGAGACCTGACCAATATGGTACTCGACCGTTACCCTGAATTAATTAAAGACATTCGCGGACTTAGTGAAGAAACGACTACCGGCGTTCACCGTCTGTATGAAAGAATGAAAAATGGTACGCTGCCTATGCCTGCGATCAATGTTAATGACTCTGTAACTAAATCTAAATTTGACAACAAATATGGTTGCAAAGAGTCTCTCGTAGATGCGATTCGCCGCGCTACGGATGTGATGATTGCAGGAAAAGTTGCAGTTGTTGCGGGTTATGGGGATGTGGGCAAAGGTTCTGTAGCTTCGCTCCGCGGTGCAGGTGCACGGGTGATTGTTACTGAAATTGACCCGATCTGTGCGCTTCAGGCTGCCATGGATGGCTATGAAGTAAAAAGAATGATTGATGCTATTCCAGAAGCAGACATTATTGTAACTGCTACCGGCAATTGCGATATCATTTCTGAAGCACATTTCCGCCTTGCGAAAGACAAAGCCATCATCTGTAATATCGGCCACTTCGACAATGAAATTGACATGGCATGGTTGAACAAAAACTATGGTCAAACCAAAAATGTCATCAAACCGCAGGTGGATCTCTACACCATTGAAGGAAAAGATGTCATCATCCTCGCGGAAGGTCGTCTGGTTAACCTCGGTTGTGCTACCGGACACCCCTCTTTCGTAATGTCCAACTCTTTCACCAACCAGACACTGGCGCAGCTGGAACTTTGGACAAATGGTGATCAGTACGAAAATCAGGTATACACCCTTCCTAAACATCTCGACGAGAAAGTAGCCCGCCTTCACCTCGCCAAAATCGGCGTAGTGCTCGACGAACTCAATGACAAGCAGGCCAGCTATATTGGTGTCGACAAGCAGGGACCTTACAAAGCGGATTATTACCGTTACTAGTCTATTTTTGCCGAAAGGCGATCGAAAATACAAAAGCCATTCCGCGAGGAGTGGCTTTTTTTATTCTTCTACCAATCTTTTCTCTGAGTGTTTTTGCAACAGCCTGATTAACAATAAACTCACCATTGAAAACTTTGCTTCGACCAGATTGATTAGGTGGTCGTTTCTGTCAAATAGAAATTAACCACGAATCCTACCTTAGGTATCTTCGACACGAATAACCCCGAAAATCAGCGCAAAAACCATTCGTGCAAATTCGCGTCATTCGTGGCTATTTATGATTTGGCTTGATAAAGTCAGCCACGAATCCCACGAATGACCACGAAAATTAGCGCAAAAACCATTCGTGTAAATTCGCGTCATTTGTGGCTTATCCGCTTTGGGCAAATCGCCGATTAAAAATATTGAAAGACTATTCTTTGTTTTCCCAGGAAGGAACCACAAGGGGCACAAAGGCAACCACAAGGGACACAAAGAAAACATCCACCTTAGTGCCCTTCGTGAATCCCTCGTGTTCCTTGTGGTTAAAATTATGTTAACCAGAAATTTTCAACCTGGGATATTATGATTTTTGTACCTGCATTTCCTGTAACACTTCACGCCAGGGCCGAGCCGTTAGTTTTCCATCTAAAAAAGCCTGTTTTCTCGACCGGTATTCGGCTTTGAAAGTTTCGGGAATTTCTGCAATTGAATCTTCCGGATCAAAATCGTTTAGCAGGATTAACGCCAGATGAAATCGCTCACTAGCAGTAAGTCGTGTGTATATGTTATTGAGAATGGTTTGCTGGTTGTCGGACATATCCAGATATAAGATCAGTTGTATGATCTCTAAGGTACGAATTTTTTGGGAATATTCGAGTTGAAAATACTTCTGTACTACTCGTGGCTGACTTCATCAGGCCCAATCTTTAAATAACCACGAATCCTACCTGAGGTATCTTCGACACGAATAACCACGAAAATCAGCGCAAAAACCATTCGCGTAAATTCGTGCCATTCGTGGCTTATCCTCTTTGAGCAAATCGTCGATTAAAAATCTTGAAAGACTATTCTTTGTTTTGCCAGGAAGGAACCACAAGGGGCACAAAGGCAATCACAAGGGGCACAAAGAACGACTCACCTTAGTGCCCTTCGAGGTTGACCCAACGTTAGCTCGGTTAAATTCGGTCCTTTAAGGACAACGGCGGCAAAAACCGCTCCCCGTACAGCCGGGCAAAAGCCTCACATTCCGCGACAAATTTTCCCACTCCTACATATTCTATATAAGACAAGACGCCCCCTGTATAGGGCGGGAAACCCCAGCCCAGCAGCGAACCCACATCCCCATCCTCTGCTGAGCGCAATACGCCTTCGTCCAGACATTTGACCGCTTCCAGTGCCTGTATATGTAGCAACCGCTTTTTAATCGTCTCGTAGTCGGGAATGTCTTTTCTTTCCGGAAAATGTTCTTTCAACCCGGGCCAAAGATGTTTTTTGCCATTGGCGGGGTATTCGTAAAATCCTTTCCCCTGTCTTTTTCCGGCTCTGCCAAACTCGTCCACCATTTTGTCAACTACCAAAGCTCCCGGACGGGTATCCTTTATTCCCAAATCTGCTTCGGTTTGCTTCCTGATTTTTTGTGCAAGGCCCAGATTTACTTCGTCAGATACGGCAAGCGCTCCAACAGGCAGACCCACATCCTTAGAAGCATTTTCGATCATTGCGGCGGGAATGCCTTCGGTCAGCATGCCGATACCTTCCATTGTAAAAGTACTGAATACGCGCGATGTAAAAAATCCCCGGCTATCGTTGACAACGATCGGGGTTTTCCTGATTTTCAGCACATAGTCAATCGCACCTGCAAGGGCGTATTCAGATGTATTTTCCCCAACAATAATCTCCACCAGCGGCATTTTATCTACCGGAGAGAAGAAGTGAAGGCCGATAAAATTTTGGGGTCGGATCGATGATTCTGCCAGTCCAGTGATGGGAATGGTGGAGGTATTGGAGGCAAATATGGCAGTTTCTGCCAGCACCTGTTCTGATTCGGAGGTAACAGCAGCTTTGAGCTCCCGGTTTTCAAATACAGCCTCAATGACCAGATCACAGCGCGCCACATCTTGCGGATTTGCTGTCGGGTGGATCAAATCCAGCAATTTTTTCCCTTTTTCTGCGGTGGTTTTTCCGCGGGAAATGTCTTTCTGAATCAATCCTTCACTGTAGGTTTTCCCTTTGATCGCCACCTCTTCCGAGACATCTTTCAGCACAACTTCCATTCCCGCTTTGGCCGTTACATAGGCGATTCCTGCGCCCATCAGTCCTGCGCCGAGGATCCCCACTTTTTTTACTTCGAATGGCGGAACGTTTTTCGGTCTGGCAACTCCCTTATTGGCTTTGTTGATGGCAAAAAAGCCTGTTTTGATGATGTTTCGCGCCTCCGGCGAAAACAATACTTTTACAAAATAGCGAGCCTCAACAGTCGTGCCCCTGTCTATAGGCAGCAGCAGACCTTCAAAAATAGCACTCATGGCATATTGGGCTCCGGGATAATTGCCGCGGGTTTCCTGTCTGAGAAGGCCTGCGCCTGCGCTAAATGTCTGCACTCCATGAGGAGTAAGCACATCCCCGCCCGGAACCTTAAACCGCTTCTCATCCCAGGGCTGGACATGGGAGCCATTTTCTTTTATATATTTTTTGCCCGCTTCCAGCAATTCTTCCGGAGAGGAAACGATGGCATGGATCAGCCCGTCTTTTAAGGCTTGTTCAGCCGGCACAGTCAATCCCTGCAGAATATATCGCAGAGACTTTTCTATGCCAATCAGCCGGGGCAATCGCTGTGTACCGCCGCTGCCGGGAAGGAGGCCGAGTTTGACTTCGGGAAGGCCGACCCTTAATGCCGGATCATAAACCGCTACGCGGTGATGACATGCCAGCGGAATTTCAAATCCGCCGCCCAATGCGCTGCCGTTGAGGCAGGCGACAAAGGGTTTGCCCCCTGTCTCCATTTTTCGCAATACAGCATTAAATTCCAGCAAACCCCGGAAAATTTCTTCCCGGTCCGTCATGGTCAGCATGGCTTTGAGGTCGCCTCCGGCCATAAACTCTTTGCGGGAAGAGGTGATAATCGCTCCTTTTATCTTCAGATCTTCGACAGTGAGCGTAACAGCTTCCCCAATTGCCCGGAGCGATTCGGGATTCATGACATTGGCGGGGAGGTTTTTCATGTTCAGTGTGATGACGGCGATGCCATCCTTATCGGACTGAACTTCCAGTATATCGTTGGTAATAGATAACATCAGATTCTTTCGATAATAGTTGCGATGCCCATTCCTCCGCCCACACACAAAGTGGCCAGCCCCAGTGTTTTGTCCTGCCTTTCCAGTTCGTCGAGGAGGGTTCCGAGAATGATACTGCCGGTAGCACCGAGAGGATGCCCCATGGCGATCGAACCACCATTGACATTGATTTTGTCTTCAGACACGTCCATATCTTCCATAAAACGCATGACTACGGCGGCAAAAGCCTCATTTACTTCAAAGAGATCAATATCATTTTTTGAGAGACCAGCGCGTTTGAGCGCTTTGCGGGAGGCAGGTGCGGGGCCCACGAGCATGATGGTAGGTTCAGTGCCCACTACAGCAAAAGCGCGGATTTTTGCCCTTGGAGTAAGTCCAAGGTTTTGACCGGCTGCTTTGCTACCGATCAGCATGACCCCCGCGCCATCGACGATGGCGGAGGAGTTTCCCGCATGGTGTACGTGGTTGATCGTTTCGACCTGAGGGTATTTCTGAATGGCGACGGAGTCAAAACCCGCCATCTGGCCCATCATCTCAAATGAAGGGGTGAGATTTGCCAGCCCTTCCATGGATGTGTCCGGACGAATATTTTCGTCGCGGTCGAGGATGGTAAATCCGTTGATATCGAGAACCGGAACAACCGATCGGTTGAATTTCCCCCCCTGCCATGCGGCAGCGGCTTTTTGATGTGAACGCATGCCAAAGGCATCGACATCTGTGCGGGAAAAGTTATGCAGTGTGGCGATCAGGTCGGCGGATATGCCCTGAGGGACAAAATACTGCGGAATGGCGATCTTGGGATCCATAAAAATAGAACCGCCATCGGAGCCCATTTTTGCTCTGGACATGGATTCGACACCACCAGCTATCATTAAATCCACCTGTCCGGACATGATATAGGCCGCTGCCTGGTTGATGGCTTCCAGTCCGGAAGCACAAAACCGGTTGAGGGTTACTGCGGCTACGGTGTCGGAGTAACCCGCCTGTTGCGCAGCGGTTTTGGCGATGTTGGCGCCTTGTTCGGCGATTTGGGTTACACAGCCGAGAATGACATCTTCTACCTGGGTAGTGTCCAGATCATTTCTTTGTTTAAGTGCCTGGAGCAGGGTTACTACCAGATCTACAGGTGATACTTCGGCGAGCGAACCTTTAAAATTGCCTTTCCCCCTTGGGGTTCTGACTGCATCAAAAATATAAGCTTCTGTCATGGGGCGGGTGGTATTTATTTCAGACTGAAATTAAGGAAAATATTTGAATTTCTGAATTTTCCTGTACGAAGTTGGGGTATTATTCCTTTTTTTCCACGTAGGACTTGAGTCTGTTTACCTGTCCCGCCAGCACCTGATCAACTGGGGCAGCCAGACTTTGCACACCGCCGGGCATATAACCTGAAACCACGTAGTTCATGGTCAGTTGGGTATTTTCGCCTTTGGGTTCCAGACTAAAGGTCATGCTGCCATACAGTCCCATTCCCTGTAGGGGTCCCATTCCACCGAGCAGAATCAGCGTCTTTCCCGGATTTGCATGCCCTACCGTCATATGCAGTACACTTCCTCCGTTGGGGAGTTGTTCGCAAAAACATCCATTGGCCCGCGGCTCCATATAAAAATTGCTGGCATCGCCGCTGTAGCTATGGGCAGGATCCCACCAATGGTCCACATCCCGGACTAACGCTTCATACACGGCCATGGGAGATGCTTTGATTTCGACGATGGTTCTGACTGTAAACCCATTCGAAGCAGAATCCACTACACTTGAAAAAGCCGTGGTCGCAAACAGAACGGGAAGAAAAATCAGTAAGTTTTTCATTGGAGTAGTTGGTTATTTTCGCACATAGTTAGGGTCATATTCCGGATTGGGGTCCATCATTTCTGCATGAACTGACTGTCGCCAGGATTCGAGCTTATCGGTAAGCTGCCGGGCGATCTCCGGCAATTCAGCGGAAAGGTCGTGTTTTTCACCGGGGTCAGCTTCCAGGTCGTAGAGTTCTATATGCATGTCTTCGTAATCCTGAATGAGTTTATATTTGCCCTGTCTTACCGCCCCACCGGGAAATCCTCCCTGGTTGGCATAGTGTGGGTAGTGCCAGAAAATGGCCTCCCGATCGGGTTTTCCTGTCTGGTTTAGCAGCGGAACAAGACTTTCCCCATCTGGGTGAAGATTGGGGTCCAGCGGAATTCCGGCCATTTGTAGCATCGTTGGGTAAAAATCTGTGCTGGTTACAGGTTCTGCTGAAGCGCTTCCCCCTATGGTTACGCCCGGCCATTTGATGATCATCGGTTCGCGGATGCCGCCTTCATACAGCCAGCCTTTTCCTGCACGTAGCGGGAGGTTGGATGTGGGAGAACCTTCAGCAGTTGCCAGTCCTCCATTGTCGGACATGAGGATAACGATCGTGTTTTTGTCGAGGCCCCGTTCTTTCAGTTTATCCATTACCCTGCCGATATTATAATCGAGGGTTTCGACCATACCCGCATATTTGGCATTATCGTGCACCAGTCGGGTTTTGTAATTGCCTTCCGGCGCTTTTTCCATCCAGGGCTCGTCAATCATACGTTGTTCGTCAGAATATCCGGCAAGTGCCTTTTTCTGCTCGTATTTTTGCTCCAGCGAGTCCCACGTTTGAAGCGGATTGTGGACCGTGTAAAAAGAAAGGTAGAGGAGAAACGGTTGTTCGCCTGTCGTTTCCAGAAAATCAATCGACTCATTAGCCAGCCTGTCGGTCAGATTTTCCCCATCGGGGCCATTGTCGAGGCGGGGGTTTTTGTAAGGTGAAAAATAACCACCGGGAGGAGAACCTTTGTCGTGTCCGCCCTTATTGATATCAAATCCCTGATTTTCAGGCCAGAAACCTTCGCCTCCGAGATGCCATTTACCTGTAAAGAAAGTCTTGTATCCAGCCTCTTTGAGTGCTTCGGCAATAGTTTTTTCTTCCAGCGGAAGTTCGAGCCGGAAGGGGCGGGCGATGTTGCGGTTGGCAGCTTCGATGGGGCGGTAAGATTGTCTGCCAGGAATCCAGTCCGTGACGCCGGTGCGAGCGGGATATTTGCCCGTCATGATACTGGCGCGGGTAGGGGAGCATACCGGACATGCCGCATAGGCATTGGTAAAACGCATACCTTCAGCTGCCAGACGGTCGATATTGGGCGTTTCGTAAAAAGAACTCCCAAAACAAGCCGCGTCAGTCCAACCCCAGTCATCGACGAGGAAAAAAACGAAATTGGGTTTGGGCGGAGGCGTTTTTTCGCAGGA
The Bacteroidia bacterium DNA segment above includes these coding regions:
- a CDS encoding addiction module protein, with the protein product MSDNQQTILNNIYTRLTASERFHLALILLNDFDPEDSIAEIPETFKAEYRSRKQAFLDGKLTARPWREVLQEMQVQKS
- a CDS encoding acetyl-CoA C-acetyltransferase, whose amino-acid sequence is MTEAYIFDAVRTPRGKGNFKGSLAEVSPVDLVVTLLQALKQRNDLDTTQVEDVILGCVTQIAEQGANIAKTAAQQAGYSDTVAAVTLNRFCASGLEAINQAAAYIMSGQVDLMIAGGVESMSRAKMGSDGGSIFMDPKIAIPQYFVPQGISADLIATLHNFSRTDVDAFGMRSHQKAAAAWQGGKFNRSVVPVLDINGFTILDRDENIRPDTSMEGLANLTPSFEMMGQMAGFDSVAIQKYPQVETINHVHHAGNSSAIVDGAGVMLIGSKAAGQNLGLTPRAKIRAFAVVGTEPTIMLVGPAPASRKALKRAGLSKNDIDLFEVNEAFAAVVMRFMEDMDVSEDKINVNGGSIAMGHPLGATGSIILGTLLDELERQDKTLGLATLCVGGGMGIATIIERI
- a CDS encoding SRPBCC domain-containing protein, whose translation is MKNLLIFLPVLFATTAFSSVVDSASNGFTVRTIVEIKASPMAVYEALVRDVDHWWDPAHSYSGDASNFYMEPRANGCFCEQLPNGGSVLHMTVGHANPGKTLILLGGMGPLQGMGLYGSMTFSLEPKGENTQLTMNYVVSGYMPGGVQSLAAPVDQVLAGQVNRLKSYVEKKE
- a CDS encoding dipeptidase, which produces MKISHSLIVILLFLAVACQPSSDSDQSLNEKAKELAHRFIMADGHVDLPYRLKVKNFRLEKEYLDMAINEKGDFDFARAREGGLDAPFMSIYIPSENQLTAGKSKSLADSLIDMVIGISQQYPDKFALANTAEEVEANFKKGLISLPMGMENGAPVENDTANVAYFYQRGIRYITLTHGKDNQICDSSYDTTRTWNGLSPFGEAVVRNMNRAGIMVDISHVSDSTFYDVMAITKVPVIASHSSCRHFTPGFQRNMNDDMIRLLAQNGGVIMINFGSTFLDEKIRLQWDEVADHLRAWAIENNLTSQDSAYKAYSKSYREKIGKQYSSVSVVADHIEHVAKLVGVDHVGFGSDFDGVGDSLPVGLKDVSDYPNLIEELLKRGFSDEDIEKICFGNLARVWREVERFAKH
- a CDS encoding 3-hydroxyacyl-CoA dehydrogenase NAD-binding domain-containing protein; the protein is MLSITNDILEVQSDKDGIAVITLNMKNLPANVMNPESLRAIGEAVTLTVEDLKIKGAIITSSRKEFMAGGDLKAMLTMTDREEIFRGLLEFNAVLRKMETGGKPFVACLNGSALGGGFEIPLACHHRVAVYDPALRVGLPEVKLGLLPGSGGTQRLPRLIGIEKSLRYILQGLTVPAEQALKDGLIHAIVSSPEELLEAGKKYIKENGSHVQPWDEKRFKVPGGDVLTPHGVQTFSAGAGLLRQETRGNYPGAQYAMSAIFEGLLLPIDRGTTVEARYFVKVLFSPEARNIIKTGFFAINKANKGVARPKNVPPFEVKKVGILGAGLMGAGIAYVTAKAGMEVVLKDVSEEVAIKGKTYSEGLIQKDISRGKTTAEKGKKLLDLIHPTANPQDVARCDLVIEAVFENRELKAAVTSESEQVLAETAIFASNTSTIPITGLAESSIRPQNFIGLHFFSPVDKMPLVEIIVGENTSEYALAGAIDYVLKIRKTPIVVNDSRGFFTSRVFSTFTMEGIGMLTEGIPAAMIENASKDVGLPVGALAVSDEVNLGLAQKIRKQTEADLGIKDTRPGALVVDKMVDEFGRAGKRQGKGFYEYPANGKKHLWPGLKEHFPERKDIPDYETIKKRLLHIQALEAVKCLDEGVLRSAEDGDVGSLLGWGFPPYTGGVLSYIEYVGVGKFVAECEAFARLYGERFLPPLSLKDRI
- the ahcY gene encoding adenosylhomocysteinase, with the protein product MAQVKTTYLPYKVKDITLADWGRKEIMLAEAEMPGLMALRAEYGAKKPLKGARIAGCLHMTIQTAVLIETLIELGAEVTWSSCNIFSTQDHAAAAIAAAGIQVYAWKGMNEEEFDWCIEQTLFFGEDQKPLNMILDDGGDLTNMVLDRYPELIKDIRGLSEETTTGVHRLYERMKNGTLPMPAINVNDSVTKSKFDNKYGCKESLVDAIRRATDVMIAGKVAVVAGYGDVGKGSVASLRGAGARVIVTEIDPICALQAAMDGYEVKRMIDAIPEADIIVTATGNCDIISEAHFRLAKDKAIICNIGHFDNEIDMAWLNKNYGQTKNVIKPQVDLYTIEGKDVIILAEGRLVNLGCATGHPSFVMSNSFTNQTLAQLELWTNGDQYENQVYTLPKHLDEKVARLHLAKIGVVLDELNDKQASYIGVDKQGPYKADYYRY
- a CDS encoding sulfatase; this encodes MAILHRIQILFTAAICLLSLLSCEKTPPPKPNFVFFLVDDWGWTDAACFGSSFYETPNIDRLAAEGMRFTNAYAACPVCSPTRASIMTGKYPARTGVTDWIPGRQSYRPIEAANRNIARPFRLELPLEEKTIAEALKEAGYKTFFTGKWHLGGEGFWPENQGFDINKGGHDKGSPPGGYFSPYKNPRLDNGPDGENLTDRLANESIDFLETTGEQPFLLYLSFYTVHNPLQTWDSLEQKYEQKKALAGYSDEQRMIDEPWMEKAPEGNYKTRLVHDNAKYAGMVETLDYNIGRVMDKLKERGLDKNTIVILMSDNGGLATAEGSPTSNLPLRAGKGWLYEGGIREPMIIKWPGVTIGGSASAEPVTSTDFYPTMLQMAGIPLDPNLHPDGESLVPLLNQTGKPDREAIFWHYPHYANQGGFPGGAVRQGKYKLIQDYEDMHIELYDLEADPGEKHDLSAELPEIARQLTDKLESWRQSVHAEMMDPNPEYDPNYVRK